A part of Gouania willdenowi unplaced genomic scaffold, fGouWil2.1 scaffold_434_arrow_ctg1, whole genome shotgun sequence genomic DNA contains:
- the LOC114460381 gene encoding transcription factor 7-like 1-A, whose protein sequence is MKKIIILKWKGKHFKRLHHQGSEEGLQDVTNPPFPSHPAVQQLTSTESLEDVVFVDEQMCAWKKPEYVQPEQVPYDEHRYRAQQHRGQYGGHCKSGPKVFNDVRHGAPNIEDHKVNTVLQKADYYPQQNPGPSTIPSIPAVVHHVELPTFTPPPRNEVIVTKEPYIKKPPNAFMLFLKQNRAAAEAELGVRTSAVVNKHLGERWRALSPELKGLYNAEATLHAFIHLSENPGWTNKINYRNKRKRRDEAN, encoded by the exons ATGAAGAAAATAATCATCTTGAAGTGGAAaggaaagcattttaagcgtcTCCATCATCAGGGTTCAGAGGAGGGGCTCCAGGATGTCACAAACCCCCCATTTCCATCTCATCCTGCTGTTCAACAGCTAACTTCAACTGAA AGTCTGGaggatgttgtgtttgttgatgagcAGATGTGTGCCTGGAAAAAGCCGGAGTATGTTCAGCCG GAACAGGTTCCTTATGATGAGCACAGGTACAGAGCCCAACAGCATAGGGGCCAGTACGGGGGCCACTGTAAAAGTGGCCCTAAAGTATTTAATGATGTCAGGCATGGGGCCCCAAACATTGAGGACCATAAAGTCAACACCGTCTTGCAGAAAGCGGATTATTACCCCCAACAAAATCCTGGCCCCTCAACCATCCCTTCCATTCCAGCTGTGGTACACCATGTTGAGCTCCCAACCTTTACCCCCCCACCCAGAAATGAGGTGATCGTGACAAAGGAGCCATACATTAAAAAACCCCCCAACGCCTTCATGCTCTTCCTGAAACAGAACAGGGCAGCTGCGGAGGCAGAGCTGGGCGTGAGGACGAGCGCTGTGGTGAACAAACACCTCGGTGAACGG TGGAGAGCATTGTCACCAGAGTTAAAAGGTTTATATAATGCTGAGGCCACACTGCATGCTTTCATCCATTTGTCGGAGAACCCTGGCTGGACTAACAAAATCAACTAT AGAAACAAGAGGAAACGAAGAGATGAAGCCAACTAA